A window of Longispora fulva contains these coding sequences:
- a CDS encoding carbohydrate ABC transporter permease yields the protein MNSRNAPVTAAVGGARPVRARHATSPRRRRRGSFVGVAALFLAPLLLIYAVYYLYAFGFLAKTSTTRSTLSFGDATDVGWENFRLVLTDEVFWRSVANNLLFAAVSIAVALTLGFFLAVVLSSGVRLRRFFYAVFLLPSLIPLSLFATVFGRMLETRDGAVNATLRTVGLGSLAQDWLGEEGPAYAALFVLLVYLIGLPIMYYTSDLATANTTILESALLDGANTRQMYRLILFPLLRNTHKTVILSVLLGSFRAFDVVFFSTKGDPGGRTGITGTYVYNAMLGEGRVGYASAAAVLVLVIALLVSLIHLLAQRRGR from the coding sequence ATGAACTCCAGGAACGCACCGGTCACCGCCGCCGTCGGCGGCGCGCGACCGGTGCGCGCCCGGCACGCCACCAGCCCGCGCCGCCGTCGCCGGGGCAGCTTCGTGGGCGTGGCCGCATTGTTCCTGGCACCACTGCTGCTGATCTACGCGGTCTACTACCTCTACGCGTTCGGTTTCCTGGCCAAGACGTCCACCACGCGCAGCACCCTGTCGTTCGGGGACGCCACTGATGTGGGCTGGGAGAACTTCCGCCTGGTCCTCACCGATGAGGTGTTCTGGCGCTCGGTGGCCAACAACCTGCTGTTCGCGGCCGTGTCCATCGCCGTGGCACTGACCCTCGGGTTCTTCCTCGCGGTGGTGCTGTCCTCGGGGGTGCGGCTGCGCCGGTTCTTCTACGCGGTGTTCCTGCTGCCGTCGCTGATCCCGCTGTCGCTGTTCGCCACGGTGTTCGGCCGGATGCTCGAAACCCGCGACGGGGCCGTCAACGCCACCCTGCGCACGGTGGGTCTCGGTTCCCTCGCCCAGGACTGGCTCGGCGAGGAGGGCCCGGCGTACGCGGCGCTGTTCGTGCTCCTCGTCTACCTGATCGGCCTGCCGATCATGTACTACACGTCCGACCTGGCAACGGCGAACACGACCATCCTGGAGTCGGCCCTGCTGGACGGCGCGAACACCCGCCAGATGTACCGGCTGATCCTGTTCCCGCTGCTGCGCAACACCCACAAGACGGTGATCCTGTCGGTGCTGCTGGGCAGCTTCCGCGCCTTCGACGTCGTGTTCTTCTCGACCAAGGGCGACCCGGGCGGGCGCACCGGCATCACCGGCACCTACGTGTACAACGCGATGCTCGGCGAGGGCCGGGTCGGCTACGCCTCGGCGGCGGCGGTTCTCGTGCTCGTCATCGCCCTGCTCGTCTCCCTCATCCACCTGCTCGCCCAACGAAGGGGGCGGTGA
- a CDS encoding extracellular solute-binding protein, protein MNRSRLLRVLALTVAGVVGLGGLGACGDSGGVGGGKNADQATTKDGEKVTLRYWTWFPPEATLRATIAAFERDNPTIKIELRIFEAADYQKQLPLALNGGENLDVVGVQVSAMTNSVREQLRPVSEWEKNLPAGWHDKLAAGPVKQAETSAKDGKLYTIPMGSLGSAVMLYNAAMLADLGIAVPKTADELAAAAAKVRAAKPDVTPVVFSGEPYWQEEMLFTIAGQSSPTLSDDVFAGRKAWNSPEMVMALTQYKSLFDKGIVGTDVLSLKGGRPAELFTGGKAAFYVDGSWQSSMLSESYRKANKIELADVGAAAFPVVAGGKPAARAFAEGGLGIPKKSTHVAQAAKFVEYMTMGKGVDSWGKDLVLVPTAKSYTADGSVLTSKAARDGYAAITTVINTAGSARDSNQSFLNQVEGNAILDVLRGQSTPQAAADKLQAEWTSGRYTAK, encoded by the coding sequence ATGAACAGATCTCGACTCTTACGAGTCCTCGCCCTGACGGTCGCGGGGGTCGTCGGCCTCGGCGGCCTGGGCGCGTGCGGGGACAGCGGCGGGGTCGGGGGCGGCAAGAACGCCGACCAGGCAACCACAAAGGACGGCGAGAAGGTCACGCTCAGGTACTGGACGTGGTTCCCGCCGGAGGCCACCCTGCGCGCCACGATCGCCGCCTTCGAACGCGACAACCCCACCATCAAGATCGAGCTGCGGATCTTCGAGGCGGCCGACTACCAGAAGCAGCTGCCCCTCGCCCTCAACGGCGGCGAGAACCTCGACGTCGTCGGCGTGCAGGTCTCGGCGATGACCAACAGTGTCCGCGAGCAGCTGCGGCCGGTGTCGGAGTGGGAGAAGAACCTGCCGGCCGGTTGGCACGACAAGCTCGCGGCCGGCCCGGTCAAGCAGGCCGAGACGTCCGCCAAGGACGGCAAGCTCTACACCATCCCGATGGGCTCCCTCGGCAGCGCGGTCATGCTCTACAACGCCGCGATGCTCGCCGACCTGGGCATCGCGGTGCCGAAGACGGCCGACGAGCTCGCCGCGGCGGCGGCGAAGGTGCGCGCCGCCAAGCCGGACGTGACCCCGGTGGTGTTCTCCGGCGAGCCGTACTGGCAGGAGGAGATGCTGTTCACGATCGCCGGGCAGTCCAGCCCGACCCTGTCCGATGACGTGTTCGCCGGGCGCAAGGCGTGGAACTCCCCCGAGATGGTCATGGCGCTCACCCAGTACAAGTCGCTGTTCGACAAGGGCATCGTCGGCACCGACGTCCTCAGCCTCAAGGGCGGCCGGCCCGCCGAGCTGTTCACCGGCGGCAAGGCGGCGTTCTACGTTGACGGGTCCTGGCAGTCCTCGATGCTGTCTGAGTCCTACCGCAAAGCCAACAAGATCGAGCTCGCCGACGTCGGCGCGGCGGCGTTCCCCGTCGTGGCGGGCGGCAAGCCGGCGGCGCGGGCGTTCGCCGAGGGCGGACTGGGCATTCCGAAGAAGTCGACGCATGTCGCGCAGGCTGCGAAGTTCGTGGAGTACATGACCATGGGCAAGGGCGTCGACAGCTGGGGCAAGGACCTGGTCCTGGTGCCCACGGCCAAGAGCTACACCGCCGACGGCTCCGTGCTGACCTCCAAGGCGGCCCGCGACGGGTACGCGGCGATCACCACCGTAATCAACACGGCCGGGTCTGCCCGCGACAGCAATCAGAGCTTCCTCAACCAGGTCGAGGGCAACGCCATTCTCGACGTACTGCGCGGGCAGAGCACTCCGCAGGCAGCGGCCGACAAGCTGCAGGCCGAGTGGACGTCCGGCCGGTACACCGCGAAGTGA
- a CDS encoding ROK family transcriptional regulator, protein MPTEADVTLRVVLRYLADYGPIARPELVDGVGLARATTSSVVNELMRRGLVSEIASPGTGRRGRPTNLLDLDDEQFAVVGLEIGLDRVLAGAFSLRGRHLIRLDEPVEVSASNPRALLRVAASVAYQVIEQVTDAGRRLLGTGVSVTGLVDATSGTIKYVPSLGWRDVAVRAGVESALSAASAGPPAPVIVDSGANFGVLAERRARLRGGGAVPSLVYLTGTYGISAGIMAGDRLWRGARGLAGEVGHLILDPGGQRCVCGRRGCFETRAGVHAILAAAGLEQRSLVGDGPAAPTHRDVPASAAPYPIPAATALSAAVDELVRRAEAGDPQVLAALAEAGHWLGIGAAAVCAMLDPRLVVLGGHYTRLTPWLLEPARTSFVESLLVADLDPPDVEPSVLGSWGSVEGAALAVLDQMLDGIRPLPANHDQTHRQPATAG, encoded by the coding sequence ATGCCGACAGAGGCCGATGTCACACTTCGGGTGGTACTGCGCTATCTGGCTGATTATGGACCAATCGCCCGACCTGAGTTGGTCGACGGGGTCGGCCTCGCCCGCGCGACGACCTCCTCCGTCGTCAACGAGCTGATGCGCCGGGGCCTGGTCAGCGAGATCGCATCGCCGGGCACCGGCCGCCGCGGGCGTCCTACCAACCTGCTCGACCTCGACGACGAACAGTTCGCCGTCGTGGGTCTGGAGATCGGACTCGACCGGGTTCTCGCCGGCGCGTTCTCCCTGCGGGGCCGCCACCTCATCCGCCTCGACGAACCCGTCGAAGTCTCCGCCAGCAACCCCCGCGCCCTGCTGCGGGTCGCGGCATCCGTGGCCTACCAGGTCATCGAACAGGTCACCGACGCCGGCCGCCGCTTGCTCGGCACGGGGGTCAGCGTCACCGGCCTCGTCGACGCCACCAGCGGCACGATCAAATACGTGCCCAGCCTGGGCTGGCGCGACGTCGCCGTGCGGGCAGGTGTGGAAAGTGCGCTGTCCGCAGCCTCCGCCGGCCCGCCCGCCCCGGTGATCGTCGACAGCGGCGCCAACTTCGGCGTCCTGGCCGAGCGCCGCGCCCGGCTACGCGGCGGGGGAGCGGTGCCGAGCCTGGTCTACCTCACCGGTACCTACGGCATCAGCGCCGGCATCATGGCCGGCGACCGGCTGTGGCGCGGCGCGCGCGGCCTGGCCGGCGAGGTCGGGCACCTCATCCTCGACCCCGGCGGCCAGCGCTGCGTATGCGGCCGACGCGGCTGCTTCGAGACCCGGGCCGGCGTGCACGCGATCCTTGCCGCGGCCGGCCTCGAACAGCGCAGCCTCGTCGGGGACGGCCCCGCCGCGCCGACCCACCGCGACGTGCCCGCCTCGGCGGCCCCCTACCCGATCCCGGCCGCCACGGCACTGTCGGCGGCCGTCGACGAACTGGTCCGCAGGGCCGAAGCGGGCGACCCGCAGGTGCTCGCCGCGCTCGCCGAGGCCGGGCACTGGCTGGGGATCGGCGCCGCCGCCGTGTGCGCGATGCTCGACCCCCGTCTCGTCGTCCTCGGCGGGCACTACACCCGGCTCACCCCGTGGCTGCTGGAGCCCGCCCGGACCTCGTTCGTCGAGTCGCTGCTGGTCGCCGACCTCGACCCGCCGGACGTGGAGCCCTCCGTCCTGGGCTCGTGGGGGTCGGTCGAGGGCGCGGCACTAGCCGTCCTGGACCAGATGCTGGACGGAATTCGCCCACTACCGGCCAACCACGATCAGACGCATCGACAGCCGGCGACGGCCGGCTGA
- a CDS encoding alpha-L-fucosidase gives MRSRLPRALAMALCAAIAATVAAATPAAADTIIPQAGPNPVVITPGTGSDDVVALPASAAERTSAITNTGGQGDIAKNFHVQHFLTTADYLAWTVSVPAAASYRFAVLLNASSGQQFTLTVRGTATSVSFTSSGGWLKIDAGTLALPAGSSTVELRRAGSPSGDTQVKSVELIRDSDYAAYQQRVATGRAAADLTWLRQAKYGLMFQYGSWGFPAGGGPAKTLEQQANDFNVPAFVNTVKQTGAAYVIWSFSWWGYRPDMPNTALDTIMANGGASTSQRDLIGEVAAALHAENIRFALYYHEGKEEATFWQKENYPSSFPATGTGDRSTFFTNWKNVVGEIGQRLGTNLDGFFFDDAMTYYPAKFEELHAVARTGNPARTVTWNNWVYPRLTEFQDVSMGENYTGDGTVGSPPAGGDGIFTAGPDKGLLEHGMFIMENDWGVHQQGQQIGATTFDATWAISHVTSAAARSVPLTFDLMMYEDGTMSAQSLAVLQQLKAAVRGTTGVTTVNNTDAAISYTGSWSVSGNRGAGDYADDVRYTSVNGDSVAYTFTGSGIDLLTEKYSDQGNIDVYIDNVFQQTVNTSNSTRLVQQAVYSKTWPTSGSHTIKAVKKDGSYMLLDAFRVHQDVTVNNTDASIAYTGAWSVSSNRGVGDYADDVRYTMTNGDAVSYTFTGTGIDLLTEKFSDQGNVDIYIDNVFQQTVNTTNPTRLVQQAVYSKTWPTSGSHTIKAVKKDGTYMLLDAFRVYA, from the coding sequence ATGCGTTCCCGTCTTCCCCGAGCACTCGCCATGGCGCTGTGCGCCGCCATCGCCGCCACGGTTGCCGCCGCCACCCCGGCAGCTGCGGACACGATCATCCCCCAGGCCGGCCCCAACCCGGTCGTCATCACCCCCGGCACCGGCTCCGACGACGTCGTCGCGCTCCCGGCGTCGGCGGCCGAACGCACCTCCGCCATCACCAACACCGGCGGCCAGGGCGACATCGCCAAGAACTTCCACGTCCAGCACTTCCTCACCACCGCCGACTACCTGGCCTGGACCGTGTCGGTGCCAGCCGCCGCGTCCTACCGGTTCGCGGTCCTGCTCAACGCCTCCTCGGGCCAGCAGTTCACCCTCACCGTGCGCGGCACCGCCACCTCGGTGTCGTTCACGAGCTCCGGCGGCTGGCTGAAGATCGACGCCGGCACCCTCGCCCTGCCGGCGGGCTCGAGCACCGTCGAACTGCGGCGCGCCGGATCGCCCAGCGGCGACACCCAGGTCAAGTCGGTGGAACTGATCCGCGACTCCGACTACGCCGCCTACCAGCAGCGCGTCGCCACCGGCCGTGCGGCGGCCGACCTGACGTGGCTGCGGCAGGCCAAGTACGGCCTGATGTTCCAGTACGGCTCCTGGGGCTTCCCTGCCGGCGGTGGACCGGCCAAGACGCTCGAGCAGCAGGCCAACGACTTCAACGTCCCGGCCTTCGTCAACACGGTCAAGCAGACCGGGGCCGCCTACGTCATCTGGTCGTTCAGCTGGTGGGGCTACCGGCCCGACATGCCCAACACCGCACTGGACACCATCATGGCCAACGGCGGGGCGTCCACCTCGCAGCGTGACCTGATCGGCGAGGTCGCCGCCGCCCTGCACGCCGAGAACATCCGCTTCGCCCTCTACTACCACGAGGGCAAGGAAGAGGCGACGTTCTGGCAGAAGGAGAACTACCCCTCAAGCTTCCCCGCGACGGGTACCGGAGACCGCAGCACGTTCTTCACCAACTGGAAGAACGTCGTCGGCGAGATCGGCCAGCGCCTCGGCACCAACCTCGACGGCTTCTTCTTCGACGACGCCATGACCTACTACCCGGCGAAGTTCGAGGAACTGCACGCCGTCGCCCGCACCGGCAACCCGGCCCGCACCGTGACGTGGAACAACTGGGTGTACCCGCGCCTGACCGAGTTCCAGGACGTGTCGATGGGCGAGAACTACACCGGCGATGGCACCGTGGGTTCCCCGCCGGCCGGTGGCGACGGGATCTTCACCGCCGGCCCCGACAAGGGCCTGCTCGAACACGGCATGTTCATCATGGAGAACGACTGGGGCGTGCACCAGCAGGGCCAGCAGATCGGCGCCACGACGTTCGACGCCACTTGGGCGATCAGCCACGTCACCTCCGCCGCCGCACGGTCAGTGCCACTGACCTTCGACCTGATGATGTACGAGGACGGCACCATGTCCGCGCAGAGCCTGGCGGTCCTGCAACAGCTCAAGGCCGCCGTCCGGGGCACCACCGGCGTGACGACCGTCAACAACACCGACGCGGCCATCTCCTACACCGGGTCCTGGTCGGTGTCGGGCAACCGGGGAGCCGGTGACTACGCCGACGACGTCCGATACACGTCGGTCAACGGCGACTCAGTCGCCTACACGTTCACCGGCAGCGGGATCGACCTGCTGACGGAGAAGTACTCCGATCAGGGCAACATCGACGTCTACATCGACAACGTGTTCCAGCAGACGGTGAACACGTCCAACTCGACCCGCCTCGTCCAGCAGGCCGTCTACTCCAAGACGTGGCCGACGTCGGGCAGCCACACGATCAAGGCCGTCAAGAAGGACGGCAGCTACATGCTGCTCGACGCGTTCCGCGTCCACCAGGACGTCACCGTCAACAACACAGACGCCTCGATCGCCTACACCGGAGCCTGGTCGGTGTCGAGCAACCGGGGCGTCGGTGACTACGCCGACGACGTGCGGTACACGATGACCAACGGCGACGCGGTGTCCTACACCTTCACCGGCACCGGGATTGACCTGCTGACGGAGAAGTTCTCCGACCAGGGCAACGTCGACATCTACATCGACAACGTGTTCCAGCAGACCGTGAACACGACGAACCCGACCCGCCTGGTGCAGCAGGCGGTCTACTCCAAGACGTGGCCGACATCGGGCAGCCACACGATCAAGGCCGTCAAGAAGGACGGCACGTACATGCTCCTCGACGCGTTCCGGGTGTACGCCTAG
- a CDS encoding SigE family RNA polymerase sigma factor: MGTDEEAEFRAFVAGRSLALWRQAYVMCGDRHLAEDLVQMTLAKVYSRWRRIRQRGAVEAYTRKVLTRMCLGQLRSRGRRREDVSADPPDRGAAGGPQVEERMVLMDALRALAPRQRAVLVLRFWEDLSVEETAAVMGCAAGTVKSQSARGLVRLREVLGATEELLLVGKGTR; the protein is encoded by the coding sequence ATGGGCACCGATGAAGAGGCCGAGTTCCGGGCGTTCGTCGCCGGGCGTTCACTCGCGCTGTGGCGGCAGGCGTACGTGATGTGCGGGGACCGGCACCTGGCGGAGGACCTGGTGCAGATGACGCTGGCGAAGGTGTACTCGCGCTGGCGGCGGATCCGGCAACGGGGCGCGGTGGAGGCGTACACCCGCAAGGTCCTGACCCGGATGTGTCTCGGGCAGCTGCGGTCGCGGGGCCGGCGGCGCGAGGACGTCTCAGCGGATCCCCCCGACAGGGGCGCGGCCGGTGGGCCGCAGGTGGAGGAACGGATGGTGCTGATGGACGCGCTGCGCGCTCTGGCTCCCCGGCAGCGCGCGGTATTGGTGCTGCGGTTCTGGGAGGACCTGAGCGTGGAGGAGACCGCGGCGGTGATGGGCTGTGCCGCCGGCACTGTCAAGAGCCAGTCGGCGCGGGGTCTGGTGAGGCTGCGCGAGGTGTTGGGCGCGACTGAGGAACTGCTACTGGTGGGGAAGGGAACACGATGA
- a CDS encoding SbtR family transcriptional regulator, with the protein MHTLVDRAREHGAVRADVTGEGIVLLTCAPNCVANVVTDAPPDLWRRYLDIVSTDSARRPPMAS; encoded by the coding sequence GTGCACACGTTGGTTGACCGGGCCCGCGAACACGGCGCGGTGCGAGCCGACGTCACCGGCGAGGGCATCGTCCTGCTGACGTGCGCGCCGAACTGCGTCGCCAACGTCGTGACGGACGCCCCGCCCGATCTGTGGCGGCGATACCTCGACATCGTCTCGACGGACTCTGCGCGCCGGCCACCGATGGCCTCCTGA
- a CDS encoding VOC family protein, giving the protein MGFQLTIDCADPDRLVSFWAATLGYRAQDPPEGHVTWRDFYVSVGVPAEELGDGDCADRIVDPAGAGPAIWFQIVPERKTLKNRLHLDVLVGGGRSVGVAVRRQRVDAEVERLVRLGATVLSKHDGDTDGQYGVTLADPEGNEFCVA; this is encoded by the coding sequence ATGGGATTTCAACTCACCATCGATTGCGCCGATCCGGACCGGCTGGTCAGTTTCTGGGCGGCCACGCTGGGCTATCGGGCGCAGGATCCGCCCGAGGGGCATGTCACCTGGCGGGATTTCTACGTGAGCGTGGGGGTGCCCGCCGAGGAGCTTGGTGATGGTGACTGCGCCGACCGGATCGTCGATCCGGCCGGTGCCGGGCCGGCCATCTGGTTCCAGATCGTGCCGGAGCGCAAGACGCTCAAGAACCGCCTGCATCTTGACGTGTTGGTGGGTGGTGGCCGGTCGGTCGGGGTGGCGGTGCGCCGCCAGCGGGTCGACGCCGAGGTGGAGCGGCTGGTGCGGCTCGGCGCCACGGTGCTGTCCAAGCATGACGGCGACACGGACGGCCAGTATGGCGTGACGTTGGCCGATCCGGAGGGCAACGAGTTCTGCGTCGCGTGA
- a CDS encoding LamG-like jellyroll fold domain-containing protein: MIPLPAHRLRSAGISTVFRRWGTASAAAVLLAGVVLVTAPAADAAPVNCLDSQPTAPAAVAMAAACGRRVEVAGERSESEQTYARPGGGYTTEQSAQPRWARRPDGSWAAIDTALVARGDGTVGPAAAVLPISFSGGGAGPLARLRDGDKEVAVSWPGGPLPAPVLTGDTATYRDVLADVDLRVTASALGFSEVLVVKSAAAAANPALAEVSFGLATTGVSAAATKAGGLEALDAAGRSVFTSPTPMMWDSADAPPAATAQAKVAGGRREARRAAMAVRVAGGRLSVVPDRAMMTDPQVSYPLFIDPSWTGHVKDNAWTTVWSRSGLQGTSFWQDNSAANHADVLGGAPAGRTCDDSDSNGNCVSAQYVVRSLFRMDLSRVEGKKVTGASFRVRQKWAWTCGTRTNAKLWATGAISQDTTWTNQPAWDAAHTAQAPGNHRVDSNFGCDGAGDVEFDATGLVQYALTTPGADITLGLRAVDEGTVTQWKRFDATTPVLAIDYNSPPNIPDTLTVDNKACATGGGRPFVSTATPTLRGHFTDPDGDPMQTWLAAVKWNGTAFDESTAVSGSQTNVASGGTGAWTTSPLADNGIYAYRAQSADYGRGGVSPVTAMPGNCEFQVDLVDPVVPTVTSAQYPENSVGCPADGCGAVGMVGTFTFTSSPDVVRYHWTLGPRSGDVTPAKTGGPGSLSWAPKDGEIAQKTLVVQAFDRAGRTSTKTYQFTVRNPQAAIGRWPLNEPAGTTTLPDTTDGHHDAVLAGGAPGVPGRIVGGDTAVRFDGTVGDYASVPHLVDTGQSYSVAAWVRLSDITAARTVLSQDGAHSAGFQLQYATGCACWQFAVPATDAANPALVKVTSGGATAELGVWTHLAGSYDAGTHTIALYVNGAKVQEAAAPAAPWNATGALTIGRGRWNDQPADPWSGDVADVRLWDRPISQFDATSAADPQLTGRVGEWHFGEVGDGPATDSSQYAHDLTFHPVATVPAEGSGKVGTGLRTDGTGWAGTDGPVLNTDQSFTVSAWARLDGTALPTGNMTAVSQDGARQSAFYLGYRLWGTEAHWSFTCATGDVDASGFAHARGTAVLGTGDLNKWVHLVGVYDATAGQLRLYVNDVFQQSTPCTTWNAHGGLAVARARYRGDMVDLWKGDIDEVRAFAGLVVPANVLTVDGQRTGPVTWAANSRCVDIPNGASAPLLTQLQSYTCNGTPAQEWTYDPVDHSVHALGRCLDVYNSGTANGTVVDVYTCNQSYAQTWTYDPTTQALQAMGKCLDVTNASTANGAKLQLYQCNATAAQKWSFAQ, translated from the coding sequence GTGATCCCTCTGCCCGCACACCGGCTGCGCTCCGCCGGTATCTCCACCGTGTTTCGTCGCTGGGGCACCGCCTCGGCGGCCGCGGTCCTGCTCGCCGGCGTCGTCCTCGTGACCGCGCCGGCCGCGGACGCCGCCCCCGTGAACTGTCTGGACAGTCAGCCGACCGCACCGGCGGCGGTGGCAATGGCCGCAGCCTGCGGGCGGCGGGTGGAGGTCGCCGGCGAGCGTTCGGAGTCCGAGCAGACGTACGCCCGGCCCGGGGGCGGCTACACGACCGAGCAGTCCGCTCAGCCGCGCTGGGCCCGGAGGCCCGATGGTTCGTGGGCCGCGATCGACACCGCGCTGGTGGCTCGCGGCGATGGGACCGTGGGGCCGGCTGCAGCCGTGCTGCCGATCAGCTTCTCCGGGGGCGGGGCGGGTCCGCTCGCCCGGCTCCGTGACGGGGACAAGGAGGTCGCGGTCTCCTGGCCGGGCGGTCCTCTGCCCGCGCCCGTTTTGACCGGTGACACCGCCACCTACCGGGACGTCCTGGCGGACGTGGACCTGCGGGTGACCGCCTCGGCGCTCGGCTTCTCCGAGGTGCTGGTGGTGAAGTCCGCAGCGGCCGCGGCGAACCCCGCGCTGGCGGAGGTCAGTTTCGGACTCGCCACCACGGGTGTCAGCGCCGCGGCCACGAAGGCCGGCGGGCTCGAGGCGCTGGACGCCGCGGGGCGGTCGGTGTTCACCTCGCCGACCCCGATGATGTGGGACTCGGCGGACGCCCCGCCGGCCGCGACGGCCCAGGCGAAGGTCGCGGGTGGCCGGCGGGAGGCGCGTCGGGCCGCGATGGCGGTGCGGGTGGCCGGCGGCCGGCTGTCGGTGGTGCCTGACAGGGCCATGATGACCGATCCGCAGGTCAGCTATCCGCTGTTCATCGACCCGAGCTGGACCGGGCACGTCAAGGACAACGCGTGGACGACGGTGTGGAGCAGGTCGGGGTTGCAGGGCACCTCGTTCTGGCAGGACAACTCCGCCGCCAACCACGCCGACGTGCTCGGTGGCGCGCCGGCGGGCCGGACCTGCGACGACAGTGACTCCAACGGCAACTGCGTCAGCGCGCAGTACGTCGTGCGGTCGCTGTTCCGGATGGATCTGTCCAGAGTGGAAGGCAAGAAGGTCACCGGCGCGTCGTTCCGGGTGCGGCAGAAGTGGGCGTGGACGTGCGGGACCAGGACGAACGCCAAACTCTGGGCGACTGGCGCGATCTCCCAGGACACCACGTGGACCAATCAGCCCGCCTGGGACGCGGCGCACACCGCGCAGGCGCCCGGCAACCACCGGGTCGACAGCAACTTCGGCTGTGACGGCGCCGGTGATGTGGAGTTCGACGCGACCGGCCTGGTCCAGTACGCGCTGACGACGCCCGGTGCGGACATCACCCTGGGTCTGCGGGCCGTCGACGAGGGCACCGTCACTCAGTGGAAGCGGTTCGACGCGACGACGCCGGTGCTCGCGATCGACTACAACAGCCCGCCGAACATCCCGGACACGTTGACGGTGGACAACAAGGCGTGTGCCACCGGCGGCGGGCGGCCGTTCGTGTCGACGGCGACGCCGACGCTGCGCGGCCACTTCACGGACCCCGACGGCGACCCCATGCAGACCTGGCTGGCCGCAGTGAAGTGGAACGGCACCGCGTTCGACGAGTCCACGGCGGTGTCGGGCTCACAGACCAACGTGGCCAGCGGCGGGACGGGGGCGTGGACCACGTCACCGCTGGCGGACAACGGAATCTACGCCTACCGGGCCCAGTCCGCCGACTACGGCAGAGGCGGCGTCAGTCCCGTCACGGCGATGCCGGGCAACTGCGAGTTCCAGGTCGACCTGGTCGATCCGGTGGTGCCGACGGTGACCTCGGCGCAGTACCCGGAGAACTCGGTCGGTTGTCCTGCCGACGGGTGCGGCGCGGTCGGGATGGTGGGGACGTTCACGTTCACCAGTTCCCCGGACGTGGTGCGCTACCACTGGACGCTCGGACCGAGAAGCGGTGATGTCACCCCGGCGAAGACAGGCGGGCCCGGATCCCTGAGCTGGGCGCCGAAGGACGGCGAGATCGCGCAGAAGACCCTCGTCGTGCAGGCGTTCGACCGGGCGGGGCGGACGAGCACGAAGACCTACCAGTTCACGGTACGCAACCCGCAGGCGGCGATCGGCCGGTGGCCGCTGAACGAGCCCGCCGGTACCACCACGTTGCCGGACACCACCGACGGTCACCACGACGCGGTGCTGGCCGGCGGCGCGCCCGGGGTGCCGGGGCGCATCGTCGGCGGGGACACCGCTGTCCGGTTCGACGGCACGGTGGGCGACTACGCGAGTGTGCCGCACCTGGTCGACACGGGCCAGAGCTACTCGGTGGCCGCGTGGGTCCGGCTCTCCGACATCACCGCGGCCCGCACGGTGCTGAGCCAGGACGGGGCACACTCGGCCGGGTTCCAGCTGCAGTACGCGACGGGCTGCGCCTGCTGGCAGTTCGCCGTCCCGGCCACCGATGCCGCCAACCCCGCCCTGGTCAAGGTCACCTCGGGCGGGGCGACGGCGGAGCTCGGGGTGTGGACGCACCTGGCGGGCAGCTACGACGCCGGTACCCACACCATCGCTCTGTACGTCAACGGCGCCAAGGTGCAGGAGGCGGCAGCCCCCGCCGCCCCCTGGAACGCGACCGGCGCACTGACCATCGGGCGTGGCAGGTGGAACGACCAGCCGGCTGACCCGTGGTCCGGGGACGTCGCCGACGTACGGCTGTGGGACCGGCCGATCTCGCAGTTCGACGCGACCTCGGCCGCGGACCCGCAGCTCACCGGCCGGGTGGGCGAGTGGCACTTCGGCGAGGTGGGCGACGGGCCGGCCACGGACTCCTCGCAGTACGCCCACGATCTGACGTTCCACCCGGTGGCCACCGTGCCCGCCGAGGGTTCGGGGAAGGTCGGCACGGGACTGCGCACCGACGGCACCGGCTGGGCCGGCACCGACGGGCCGGTCCTCAACACCGATCAGTCGTTCACCGTCTCGGCCTGGGCCCGGCTCGACGGCACCGCGCTGCCGACGGGCAACATGACGGCGGTCAGTCAGGACGGTGCGCGGCAGAGCGCGTTCTACCTCGGCTACCGGCTCTGGGGCACCGAGGCGCACTGGTCGTTCACGTGCGCCACCGGGGACGTCGACGCGTCGGGATTCGCCCACGCGCGCGGCACGGCGGTGCTCGGGACCGGTGACCTGAACAAGTGGGTACACCTCGTCGGGGTCTACGACGCGACGGCCGGCCAGCTGAGGCTCTACGTCAACGACGTGTTCCAGCAGTCCACGCCGTGCACGACGTGGAACGCCCACGGTGGGCTGGCCGTCGCGCGCGCCCGGTACCGGGGCGACATGGTGGACCTGTGGAAGGGCGACATCGACGAGGTCCGGGCGTTCGCCGGGCTGGTCGTGCCGGCCAATGTGCTCACCGTCGACGGCCAGCGCACCGGCCCGGTCACCTGGGCCGCCAACAGCCGGTGCGTGGACATCCCGAACGGGGCCAGCGCCCCGCTGCTGACCCAGCTGCAGAGCTACACCTGCAACGGCACCCCGGCACAGGAGTGGACCTACGACCCGGTCGACCACTCGGTGCACGCCCTCGGCCGGTGCCTGGACGTGTACAACTCGGGCACGGCCAACGGCACGGTGGTGGACGTCTACACGTGCAACCAGTCATACGCCCAGACCTGGACGTATGACCCGACCACCCAGGCGCTGCAGGCCATGGGCAAGTGCCTGGACGTGACGAACGCCAGCACGGCCAACGGCGCGAAGCTCCAGCTCTACCAGTGCAACGCCACCGCGGCCCAGAAATGGAGCTTCGCGCAGTAG